The window ATGGTAGCAAACACAAGGGTTTAGGGTGGATGCTTGGATGGCGAGGACATAGTTTCTGCGGATCATGAAAAACAAGTATATGAATTCCCAAGTGCTTTTCATCAACTAAGTGGAGGTGAAAACTCAAATACTTGATGATAAATGTTTATTGTACCTATAAAATAAAAATGTCAACTGCTATATACTCTtgcgtttttttttgaaaaacaactCATTTGAGAATTGAGGCATAGCGCAAAAAAGGCCAATGGACTCGTCCTTTTTGTATTTTGCCACCAAACTCAGGATTCCGAAACTGCCCCTGAGTCGTCAACTCGTTTCCGCCTAAAATTACACTTCCCCTGCCCTCCCCTcttctcctccggccgcggctCGAACTTAAACCCTAGAGCCGCCCCCCGGTCGCTCTCGCGACCCCAAATCTCAAATCACCCGGAGCGAGCACACGCGCGAAGGCAAGTGCGCTTCAGATCCCCTATTGCTTATGGTTCCTAGGCCACTGTTTCGTCCTAATCCCTGAGAAATTTGGGGTTTCCCCGGTGGAGCTTAGTGGTTGCTGCTGCGCCTTGGAGTGGATTTGAGAGATATTTTGTTGGAATTTCTTTGGCCTCTTGCAGGGTTTCGCTCATGGCTCGCGTCTACGTGGGGAATCTGGATCCGCGCGTCACGGCGCGGGAGATCGAGGACGAGTTCCGCACGTTCGGGGTTCTGAGGAGGTGAGATGCAGTGCCTTTGCTCGAAAGGGCTAAGCTTCTTTTGTCTTACTTTTTGGATTGCGGAAGTGCTAAGCTGGTGCTACTGAGCATATGCTTTTCCCGAGTTGTCTATATGGTACTGTTAATATTGCCTATAGGACTGTGTCAGCTTGTTTTTTGGTTCCCTTGCCTTACAAGCATGCAAGTAATTTGTGTTTTTGGGTATTATAGTTTCGCACCGAGGGTGCCAGTGGTAGAACAGTAGCACTGCAGCCAGATGTCCACTTACGTGATTCGATACTATATAGTAAGGCTACTGTGGAAGGATTCAATACCAATGCATTTGTCTATGTGTTCAGTTTGTTGGGTAGAACAGGTTTTCTTGGACTTGAGGCTGTTTCTTGAtgaacctttttttttggggggggggggcaatgcAAATATACTGTTTGAGAAAATAAAAGGGAAAAGTGGGACCACTATGTTCACATTTGAAGTACATGGAGTACCTGTAAGGCCTAGTTTGGTAGGGCTTGGTGTTTTGATGGGTTCTGCATAATAAGTTAGCAAGTGCGGCTTCAACTTATCAGTACATATGGGGCTTGGCCTTATGTCTTGCTAGTAGCTTCTTTTAGGTTGTACTAAGCTTAAGACAACTTTTTCAAGCTACCAGCTTCGTTTAGCTTTTCCTTAGTTACAGACGTACTTGATTCTTTTCTTTTAAAAGGCTTGTGATTGTCCTTTTATGTAATGGTAGGGCTCCTTTTCTAAGGATTAGAGGGCATCTTTTGCCCATTTATGTTTTAATTCAGCGAGCTagtataaattttattttttatgctgTGTGTTAATAAAAAGAACATAGTAGAAAATACTAGGTGACATGACGAGTAAGGTGGAATGAAGTTGAATTACAATGACAGATCCAAAGATGGAACCGAGCTAGTAGGCTAGTAGTTCCGAAGTGCATCCAACATGGCAACATAACAACATCATCTTTTGACCTAGGAATTTATGTCTCTGAGCTATAAATAAAAGTAAACAGCAGATGATGTGATAATAGATGATACTCCCCTCATGAAATTAACCCAGAATCACATCTCctcaatactccctccatttgaAATCacaaggtttgtttcatttaGTTAGGACAAGCCTTTTACCAATGATTACTCTATTAATTGATAACTTTTGTGACACAGAAAtgatgtcattagattcgtataTTAGTAAACAGTTTCTTATGATTATAATTTGTATATCACATTATCACATAAATGAAATATATTGATCACTTGGTTATGCATGTTTGTTTATGTTAGTACTCAATCCAGGAAAGGTTTAGCTGCACCTTGTCGAGAGTGATGTGTACCTCTGTGCGGAGGGGTGTATGTTGACTTATGCAACAAGCCAACAATAGGTGTACATGCAGAGTGAGAGGATTCCTTGGAAGAGTTACGTAGATCTTGTTGAATGTATCAGTCagtctttcttgcatttgtaTGCCGCAGTCAGGGGCGGGCCCAATTGAATTCAagggtattcagttgaatacccattatttttgACACAAAATCAAGTATATATACTATGTATTGTGTGGTGtatataaaaaatagaaaaattatacTCTAATCCACCTCTTTCTCTCGAAATAGGCCAAACAGCCCAATCCAGCGGCCCAACACTTTGTCCCCCACCCCCTCACCCCTCCCACGGCTCACTCTCCACCGATTGGCCTAGTCCAGGCTCCAGACCCGGTTGACTTGCCTGGCCTCCCTCTCCTGACgcgcgcagcagcaggcagcgAGTACGACAGCGGCAAGCTAGGAATGGTCGTGttgcggcggccacggcgcggcgcggagagccggcgaggcggcgacgggCGACGACGGATGTGGCCTGTGGTGCGGCTCGGCTCAGGGGGCGGGCGGCGACGAGCGCGGCGCAGTTCGCACGACCATGAGGCGGCTGCCGGCCCATGGGCTTCGGCTCCGCTCGGACCTCGGAGGTGATCAAGCGGAGGTTGGAGCCTCGGAGGGTAGCGCGCTGAGCGCGGCATGGCTCGAATTCACAGGCGGTGCGCAACGGCATGCacgggcgcggccacggccagcggcggcggctcggcccgGTGGCGGACGGCGAGCGCAGCCGCAGAACGCCGCGCGAGCGTGGCCACGGCCTGATGGCCACACAGTGGGTGGTGGCTGTGTCTTGGCTCGGAGGCGGAGTTGCGTCCACGACCACGAAGATAACTGTAGTAAGATAGCACTGTATTTTTCATACGCCTTTTTTCTGAAACAATTATAAATAGAAAATGATACACTACAATTGTCTGCAAGCCTTTCTTTTGTGCAGATTGTTAGGCTATGGCTTCTGCCATGTTACTGCTCCATCACACCGAACCATGGCACCCATTTAGggcaaaattttgaatacccaaaGTCAAAATCCTGAGCCCGCCCCTGGCCGCAGTGTTAGTTATTGTTTGCTGTTCAATTGTTGATGGTAAAGATTCTTGTTTGTATGCCATTTTTGAGCTTAATTGAGTATTAGATGCTTTGTACATTAGATGATGATTAGAGGAATTCACTTGTTCTGATTTATTTTTTCAATGCAGTGTATGGGTTGCTAGAAAACCACCAGGATTTGCCTTCATTGACTTTGATGACCGCAGGGATGCACAAGATGCCATTCGTGAACTGGATGGTAATAATCAAGGATGTCTATTTTTTATTTGCATTTTAAAGAGATTGCCCTTTGCTATACATCTTTTCATGAttaatttatttcattttttttggcaaTGGGTAGTTTTGTTATGAAGAATATGGCCCTATTAAATTACTTCCAAATTTTAATTAAAATTCCTTTATTTCCTCATTTAGTTGTATTATATGATCTTAAACTTCATGATAAGAGGGTAACAGCTTGTGATTTGAGGTAATTATCACTCTGCAGTAGGAAGTTGCATCTCCAATAAAGTGGTAGCTTATGCAAGGTCAAGTTGTGAAAATACTGATGGCACCTGCTTTTGTGGGTTCTCAAACAAGGAGAACTGCATGCCACTATTAATATCTAGAGGCGGTCCAATTGTCTTCGACAATATTTGTGACTGCATTCTGATACTTGGCAGTTATATTTGTACCAAGAAATATACTGGTATCCATTATATCAACTTAGTGAATAACATAGTGATAACAAGTCAAACTTAAAGCATGAGTGGGATGTTGAATATCTTGGGGCTGCTCTAATCAATGCATGTGTTTACTGACCCTGGAGCAAGTGATACTCATGTCTTGTCCTGCAAAATGAATACAACTGCAAGACTCTTAAAGATGCTCGAGTCCATTTTAAATTGCTAATCCATTCATCTTACTTGAGAAGAACGTTTCGACCATTTTCATCTCTGTTAGTGATTGAACCAAGTTTACCCTTTAGCTATTggtatattcatgtatgaaTTTGTGCATATACTTTTTTTAATTCGTGTTCGATAGGTAAGAATGGATGGAGGGTTGAGCtgtcaaccaaagctggtggtgGACGTGGCCGAGACCGTAATGGTTCTGATATGAAGTGCTATGAGTGTGGTGAAACTGGTCACTTTGCACGTGAATGTCGCTTACGAATTGGTTCCGGAGGCTTGGGTAGTGGAAGACGCCGAAGCCGAAGTCCTAGATATCGCAGTCgtagccgcagccgcagccgcagcccaaGGTATCGGAGGAGCCCAAGCTATGGCAGAAGGTAATGACACCAATCCCACTTCATGAATTCGTTCTGAACACCAGTATTCAATAGCTTTTGATAAGGGTTCTTCAGGAAAAAAATGCCACTTATAAAACCTAAAACAATGTTTATTGGAGCACAAAACCATTCCAAAACTTCTGTTTTAGAACTGAGGGAATATGAAGTAATGTCTTCAAATACACTTTCTTTGGAGATGTAGATGGGTTTTGTGCACATCTCTTGTTTTGTTTTTGCTGACCAGCCTGGTTGTAGCTATATTTTCAATTTGCCTTTTGCTTAGCAATTCAACAAGCCCCTTATGTATTGTTGCCACACTTTCTGCCTTTTCAATGAGTTTATTTTGTggttatttctgaaaaaaattccATGTTTCAGGAGCTACAGCCCACGGGATCGTTCTCCTAGGAGGCGGAGTTACAGTAGGTCTCCACCTCCTCGTGCACGGAGTCTCAGTAGGTCGCCTCCACCCGCTCGTGCACGGAGTCTCAGCAGGACGCCGCCACCCCCGCCTCCGAGAAACAACAGCAGGTCGCCACCAGCAACCCGAGAACTGAGCAGgtcgcctccgccaccacctGCCAGAAGGAGCAGGAGCTATAGCAGGTCCCCAGAGCAGCAACCCCAGCGCGATGAATCCCCATACGGCAATGACGCCTGAGATCCTTAGCTGCTCCAAGATGCTGGGAAAATGTTAGGGGACCCCAGCATGTTTTTCCCGTCCGCATTGGTACAACTCCTGTAATTCTAGGATTCATGAGTCTTGCACTTCGTTTCAATGTTGTGTTTCCTGGGAGGACACCGCTGCTGATACAATTGTGGAGGCAGGAGCCTATAACGTTTCTGTTTCGAGTTTTGACTGGGTGACTTTGGGCGCTTGTAGCTGTCGAGACAAATCTGGTTCCTGTGAGATTTGTATTCTTAGGTTGCTTGTTATTTGGACAAAATGCTTATCTTGTGCGATGTGTCATGTTTGTAGCTGAAGCCCAGTAGTTGGCTCCTGATTTCAGAGAGCCACTACTGTAACAGCCCGCGGGCTGGGGTGGGCCGGATTGAATGCGCGACACTGTAGCAAGTTACTGTAGCGTTGCTGGTACTGTAGTAGAGGCACAGTACTTTTAGTTTAGCCCCGTACCCGTAACGGAATGAGAGCCAGACTGCTTAAAAACCTGAGTTtgggaagctagtaactccggttcgaattttttgcgtgaagcgaggacgaaatcgcaagagagttatttagcaggtgtattttactcaacgtgcagagtagatcttagtcGTTATTCCGGGCTGGGTCAactcgcggtttcacgccacatACGGGTAGAAGTGTGCGTACATGAGCACGTGCGACAGTGAACCCACGGACGTGACATGAGATCGTTAGCACTAGATGTATGTGGACGTGATCAAAAGAGGAGATTCTACTTCTTTGTCCCATATGAGTAAGCTGGTTTGATGTCTGGACAAGGACATCGAGTCCTCAACGGGGGGTGATTGTACAGCCCGCGGGCCGTGTTCGGCAAAAGTTTAGTCCCATACTGGTAATGGAACCGAGAGACAGACCAGCTTAAAAACCTGAGTctgggaagctagtaactccggttcgaaccttttgcgcgaagcgaggagaaagcgcaagagagctatttagcaggtgtgtttTACTCAACGTGCATAGTAGATCTTAgtcgttatcccgggccgggtcgttacaacTACCATGCACGATGGAGACAGCGAGGGATAGCTAGTGGCGGTAGCAGCACTGAATCATGGACGCGACGCGACACCGGCGTCCGCGTGCAGCATCGCCAGCAGGCACGGGAAACAAAGCAGATCTTTCAAGAGTAATTTTGCCACAGGACACTACTCAATATTGCTTTTGCTGCAGGACACTCTTTAAGTGTGAATCTTTGCTATTGGACACCACAGCCATTATAATATTAATTCCTGGTTTAGAGGATAGAGAAAATGAGTAATCTGACCAAAATACCCTTGCAATGGTAGGCTGCTAAGAAGTGATGAGTTCATTTGCTCCTGGACACTCCACAGTGTTGGCTTTTGCTATAGGACAATACTCCACTCAATATTTCCTTTGCTTGCTAAGAAGTGATGAGTTCATTGCTCATGGACACTCCACAGTGTTGGCTTTTGCTATAGGACACTACTCCACTCAATATTTCCTTTGCTGCTAGACACATTATGCATCTTTGATACaagatataataaaataataattaaacATGCCAATGTGCTCACGTTCATATTTCACAGAACAAACAAACTTAGATGTTCAGAATCATTACAGGCTCAATATCGTTACATTTAGGAAGCATGGCCAGGCTGAGAATCCATACATGCTATGCTAGCGGCCATAATAAAGTTCAAAAGCCATATAAATTCAGCCATAAtcaaaaacaaaattaaacATCACAGTCACAGGCACATGCTAGCGGGCGGACATGTGGAGGGGTCTTCTGCCTGCAGGACTGCAGGAGACGGCAGCGGTCGGGGGGCCAGGCGGCGTCAGCCCCTGTCCCACGCCGCAGAATGGATGCGCCGGGACGGGTGGTCAGGCGGCGTCAGAACGGAGGCGGCTTCctgggagctggcggcggcggcggtttctgGGAGGCGGGGTTGGGGTCGGGACGGGTGGCGGGGGCCGagcggacgggcggcggcggggagggtggGCGGGGGACGCGAATGGGTGGGCCGCTTGTGTTCAACGAGTTAGGGTTATGAGCAGGGGTAATTTAGTCATTTTGaaatttctctctcttttttctcaaAATGAATATTATAGTAATTATAGTGTCCAGTAGCAAAGATTCACATTTCAAGAGTGTCCTGCAACAAAGACAAGATTTAGTAATATCTTATAGCAAAAATCAACATGGTGAGTATCCAAAA is drawn from Panicum virgatum strain AP13 chromosome 1N, P.virgatum_v5, whole genome shotgun sequence and contains these coding sequences:
- the LOC120656426 gene encoding serine/arginine-rich splicing factor RSZ23-like; its protein translation is MARVYVGNLDPRVTAREIEDEFRTFGVLRSVWVARKPPGFAFIDFDDRRDAQDAIRELDGKNGWRVELSTKAGGGRGRDRNGSDMKCYECGETGHFARECRLRIGSGGLGSGRRRSRSPRYRSRSRSRSRSPRYRRSPSYGRRSYSPRDRSPRRRSYSRSPPPRARSLSRSPPPARARSLSRTPPPPPPRNNSRSPPATRELSRSPPPPPARRSRSYSRSPEQQPQRDESPYGNDA